From the Solibacillus sp. FSL R5-0449 genome, one window contains:
- a CDS encoding ABC transporter ATP-binding protein, producing the protein MENVVELTNVSKKFKDFTVKNLNLEVKKGFITGFIGANGAGKSTTIKMMMNLLRPDVGEIKIFGLDYMKHEKAIKERIGFVYDGNVFFEGLNLKDIKRIVGPAYKRWDDALFNQYLEKFELPLNKQIKTFSKGMQMKASLAIALSHHAELIIMDEPTAGLDPIFRRELLDLLQELMVDGDRTIFFSTHITSDLDRIADYIALIQKGELLFNQSILDVVENYALVKGRLELLDRDTEQAFIHVHRALTGFEALTDNIKGVQKIFGDTVAIDQASLEEIMYYMKGGMQHV; encoded by the coding sequence ATGGAGAATGTTGTTGAACTTACAAATGTCTCGAAGAAATTTAAAGATTTTACTGTAAAAAATTTAAATTTAGAAGTGAAGAAAGGCTTTATAACAGGATTTATTGGAGCAAATGGTGCAGGTAAATCGACAACGATTAAAATGATGATGAATCTATTAAGACCGGATGTCGGGGAAATTAAGATTTTCGGATTGGATTACATGAAACACGAGAAGGCGATTAAAGAGCGCATTGGATTTGTTTACGATGGCAATGTGTTTTTTGAAGGGCTGAACTTAAAAGATATTAAACGCATTGTAGGCCCTGCATATAAACGCTGGGATGACGCACTATTTAATCAATACTTGGAAAAATTTGAATTACCGCTGAATAAACAAATAAAGACTTTTTCAAAAGGAATGCAAATGAAGGCATCATTGGCAATCGCATTATCCCATCATGCGGAGCTTATCATTATGGACGAGCCAACAGCAGGATTAGATCCCATTTTTAGACGAGAGCTGTTGGATCTATTACAGGAATTAATGGTGGATGGAGATCGTACCATTTTCTTCTCCACACATATTACGTCCGATTTAGACCGTATTGCAGATTATATTGCGCTTATTCAGAAGGGTGAATTACTATTCAATCAGTCTATTCTCGATGTAGTTGAAAATTATGCACTTGTTAAAGGGAGATTGGAACTTCTGGACCGAGACACTGAACAGGCATTTATTCATGTTCATCGTGCATTAACAGGATTTGAAGCATTAACGGATAATATCAAAGGAGTACAAAAAATTTTCGGAGACACCGTCGCCATTGATCAGGCCTCTCTGGAAGAGATCATGTATTACATGAAAGGAGGAATGCAGCATGTTTAA
- a CDS encoding YesK family protein, which produces MDALMLDGWTPLILLGILFAFMMFFIARKVSKKVLLLTSAVMTLLCFGLILFSILVVGGWEGMGLGFFAFTIFVGVWIGTLFGIIFKNTK; this is translated from the coding sequence GTGGATGCTTTAATGTTGGACGGTTGGACTCCGTTAATATTGTTAGGAATTTTGTTTGCATTTATGATGTTTTTCATTGCCCGTAAAGTTTCAAAAAAAGTTTTGCTTTTAACCTCTGCTGTAATGACTCTACTTTGTTTCGGATTAATCCTCTTCAGCATATTGGTTGTCGGTGGTTGGGAAGGTATGGGTCTAGGCTTCTTTGCATTTACTATTTTTGTAGGCGTTTGGATAGGTACGCTTTTTGGGATTATTTTCAAGAACACGAAGTAA
- a CDS encoding DinB family protein has protein sequence MSFVQSLTEQFIEQLPSDYEFKIIEVQRRDGSLLEFTQKKILAHMITHEIHHIGQLSIWAREIQRKPISSDLIIRHFE, from the coding sequence TTGAGTTTTGTCCAATCGTTAACTGAACAGTTTATTGAACAACTCCCTTCAGACTATGAGTTCAAAATAATAGAAGTACAGCGACGGGACGGTTCACTATTAGAGTTTACACAGAAAAAGATTCTCGCCCATATGATAACGCATGAAATTCATCACATCGGTCAGCTGTCCATTTGGGCGAGAGAAATCCAGCGAAAGCCGATTTCTTCGGATTTAATTATAAGACATTTCGAGTAA
- a CDS encoding collagenase, whose translation MKKSKTVVAILFLIVALGASSYIYFNQQVAFEQFFKFDEDYAKTKDGDITIYRAQEVLFDTEAVLDRIEPTKQLAQDIFKMDFKTHNSLPIFVTLPGYKGHEKMGANTGVYIDNMGIIFINGENAQFSSYTAVHEYSHFLFDLYLSENGISIQEIPAWFTEGIAEYFSFKIEQALPTFYTYYFNTFPFDKLHEINSGNVNTIYLQGFYAIFDLIESYDEDVITQIISSYKTSGDFSAAFEEVTDENYAEYHDNFRLNKNKIDLLADQLSEPEKVLETGEQLLANQASINPYSPFILPYLVSAAIELNEISLAKTYLDSLDQLLFNPNDYLYFAVQFQEAGEHSIAAKLIEKGRYFGKAYHYDLELYEREAEKILTSEEL comes from the coding sequence ATGAAAAAAAGTAAAACAGTCGTAGCCATATTGTTCTTAATTGTTGCTTTAGGTGCTAGCAGTTATATCTACTTCAACCAGCAAGTAGCTTTTGAACAATTTTTTAAATTTGATGAGGATTATGCAAAAACAAAAGACGGTGATATAACAATTTATAGGGCACAGGAAGTTTTGTTTGATACAGAAGCCGTTCTTGACCGGATAGAACCGACAAAACAGTTGGCACAAGACATTTTTAAAATGGACTTTAAGACACATAATTCGCTGCCTATTTTCGTTACACTACCTGGATATAAAGGTCACGAAAAGATGGGGGCAAACACTGGAGTATATATAGATAATATGGGGATAATCTTCATAAATGGGGAAAATGCGCAGTTTTCATCGTATACAGCTGTCCATGAATATAGTCATTTTTTATTTGATTTATACTTAAGCGAGAATGGCATTTCGATTCAGGAAATACCTGCATGGTTCACCGAGGGAATAGCGGAATACTTTTCGTTTAAAATCGAACAGGCTTTGCCAACTTTTTATACATATTACTTCAATACTTTCCCATTTGATAAATTACATGAAATTAACAGTGGGAATGTCAATACAATCTACCTTCAAGGCTTTTATGCCATTTTTGATTTAATTGAATCATATGATGAAGATGTCATAACTCAAATTATCTCATCTTATAAGACGTCGGGTGATTTTTCAGCAGCTTTTGAAGAAGTAACGGATGAAAACTATGCCGAGTACCATGATAACTTTCGCTTAAATAAAAATAAAATCGATCTATTGGCCGATCAACTTTCAGAGCCGGAAAAGGTACTCGAAACGGGTGAACAACTATTGGCTAATCAAGCGAGCATTAACCCATATTCTCCATTTATTTTGCCATACCTCGTTTCCGCTGCAATTGAGTTAAATGAAATAAGTTTGGCGAAAACGTATTTGGATTCACTTGACCAACTATTGTTTAACCCCAATGATTATTTATATTTTGCGGTACAATTTCAAGAAGCAGGCGAACATTCAATAGCTGCCAAACTGATTGAAAAAGGTCGTTATTTTGGAAAAGCCTATCATTATGATCTGGAGTTATATGAAAGGGAGGCTGAAAAGATACTTACATCAGAAGAGCTATAG
- a CDS encoding GntR family transcriptional regulator — protein sequence MQIIISNTSKEPIYEQITNQIKSAILSGELQEGAAIPSMRNLAKELQISVITTKRAYEELEKAGFIYSIVGKGSFVAEQNLEVIKEKKLKVIEEQMSSVIMNSKEIGLSLEELQDLLKILYEE from the coding sequence ATGCAAATAATTATTTCAAACACTTCAAAAGAACCCATTTATGAACAAATTACGAATCAGATTAAATCCGCTATTTTATCAGGTGAACTTCAGGAGGGTGCAGCAATACCTTCCATGCGTAATCTGGCCAAAGAACTGCAAATTAGTGTTATCACAACGAAGCGGGCTTACGAGGAATTGGAAAAAGCGGGATTTATCTATTCCATTGTTGGAAAAGGTTCCTTTGTTGCAGAGCAAAATTTAGAAGTTATAAAAGAAAAGAAATTGAAAGTCATTGAGGAACAAATGAGCTCGGTCATCATGAATAGCAAAGAAATTGGTCTCTCGCTTGAAGAATTACAAGACTTATTAAAAATCTTATATGAGGAGTGA
- a CDS encoding GNAT family protein produces MKKFNVSIETDRLLIRPLEKEDYLSWLSAFENRLPSQHQYDEGKIDMSICTKDWFGDLVDRHQRLASDDKVYVFGIFRKEDLAHIGSVDFSTMLRDEFQWARFGYTIHNQYWLQGYGKEAVKAAITLAFNKLNYHRIEAHINLDNFPSIKLAESVGLQFECIRKGFIYEFDEWTDHLIYYINS; encoded by the coding sequence TTGAAAAAATTTAATGTCTCCATAGAAACGGATCGACTCTTAATAAGACCCCTTGAGAAAGAAGACTACCTATCGTGGTTATCCGCTTTTGAAAATAGATTACCATCCCAACATCAATATGATGAAGGTAAGATTGATATGAGCATTTGTACAAAAGATTGGTTTGGAGATTTGGTAGATCGACATCAAAGGCTTGCTTCAGATGATAAAGTTTATGTATTTGGGATTTTCCGAAAAGAGGACCTTGCGCATATTGGTTCAGTAGATTTTTCCACAATGTTAAGGGATGAATTTCAATGGGCAAGATTTGGTTATACCATCCACAACCAATATTGGTTGCAAGGATATGGCAAGGAAGCTGTAAAGGCTGCGATAACACTTGCCTTTAATAAACTGAATTACCATCGGATTGAAGCACATATAAATCTGGATAACTTCCCTTCGATTAAATTAGCAGAAAGTGTTGGACTGCAATTTGAATGTATAAGAAAAGGCTTTATTTATGAATTTGACGAGTGGACTGATCATCTCATTTACTATATAAACTCGTAG
- a CDS encoding DUF4181 domain-containing protein, translated as MGNFFTSLILILSIFGLVLFIMNKFLRKWLNVEKKEFFSNHFVNKKHKKMDWTIRITFIVVMLVGFFFNVSEDPSKHIWFLQPYILLFGLIFVTELVRIVMEKRYAANKNDYIFTSVQLVVISLFLIAMFSTDFFGLLAWE; from the coding sequence ATGGGAAATTTTTTTACTAGTCTAATTTTAATATTGTCCATCTTTGGACTTGTACTATTTATTATGAATAAGTTTTTAAGAAAATGGCTAAACGTGGAGAAGAAAGAGTTTTTCTCCAATCACTTTGTAAATAAAAAACATAAAAAAATGGATTGGACTATTAGAATTACTTTTATAGTCGTTATGCTAGTTGGTTTTTTCTTTAACGTCAGTGAAGATCCTTCAAAGCACATTTGGTTTTTGCAACCATATATCCTTTTGTTTGGATTAATTTTTGTAACTGAACTGGTCAGGATTGTTATGGAGAAAAGATATGCTGCAAACAAAAATGATTATATTTTTACATCTGTACAATTAGTAGTCATCTCGCTATTTTTAATCGCAATGTTTTCGACAGATTTTTTTGGCTTGCTGGCATGGGAGTAA
- a CDS encoding phosphate starvation-inducible protein PhoH, whose amino-acid sequence MDALSILVIVLIITGLVVCAIKMRSLKDKIHDSTATPIILRWILITVAWGVLSIYLVAWWLMPRLL is encoded by the coding sequence ATGGATGCATTATCAATCCTGGTTATTGTACTCATCATTACCGGACTGGTTGTTTGTGCAATCAAAATGAGAAGTTTGAAAGATAAAATTCATGATAGTACAGCTACACCAATAATCCTTAGATGGATATTAATAACTGTTGCGTGGGGCGTATTGAGCATTTACTTAGTAGCATGGTGGCTAATGCCTCGATTGCTGTAA
- a CDS encoding prolyl oligopeptidase family serine peptidase produces the protein MVSFPKPGAEQFLRTFSIRDFAVSPDEKQLVFSTNLSGKYNLWAMNLPSTFPTQLTFNNQSCQGLLYDKQGRFILAGFDHDGDENTQFFGLPLHGGTLQPIIREEGTRNTGMILSEDGNSLYYTSSKGNPSFLNTYKYDLETGEEELVLEGKATPTLTVGLSSNEETLLYMTAYSNTHTLLYAKRGNDHILLTPATDSQHTVSDACFATDNLVYLLTDYNADFTYLASYNLETDEFTKIKEVENEGFTTLKYDKHNQRLYIVSEKGVEDTVYMYDLSSDEWEKIQTPCSTIDKLIVTKTGNLYLLGGTATKPDNIYRFTENDWTSLTQYAVPGVDQSELVEPEVITYTSFDGLAIESLFFKAKKENDNGEIIFWPHGGPQAAERKFFRASFQFFLNNGYSIFAPNFRGSTGYGLAFTKMVDGDWGYGPRLDNVAGLDWLIDNGYAEKGNILLMGGSYGGYMALLLHGRHAEYFKAVVDIFGPSDLFSFVNSVPEDWKPMMDQWVGNPERDKEKFIEYSPITYLETMTKPMLVIQGANDPRVVKEESDQIVQALKDKGREVEYMLLEDEGHGFSKKENEIAVYQKILSFFSQFATSKVKA, from the coding sequence ATGGTTTCATTTCCTAAACCAGGGGCAGAGCAGTTTTTACGTACATTTTCAATAAGGGATTTTGCGGTCAGTCCAGATGAAAAACAACTCGTTTTCAGTACAAATTTAAGCGGAAAGTATAACTTATGGGCAATGAATCTGCCAAGTACATTTCCAACACAGTTGACATTCAATAACCAGAGCTGTCAGGGTCTTTTGTATGATAAACAAGGACGATTTATCCTTGCTGGTTTTGATCACGATGGCGATGAAAATACGCAGTTCTTCGGTCTGCCTCTTCATGGTGGTACATTACAGCCAATTATTCGGGAAGAAGGAACGCGCAATACTGGAATGATTCTTTCAGAAGACGGGAATAGCCTTTATTACACTTCTTCAAAAGGAAATCCTTCTTTTTTGAATACTTATAAATATGACCTGGAAACAGGGGAGGAAGAATTGGTTTTAGAAGGTAAAGCGACACCTACATTAACAGTTGGTTTAAGCTCTAATGAAGAAACGCTCCTTTATATGACGGCGTATTCAAATACACATACACTGTTGTATGCAAAACGGGGGAATGATCATATTTTGCTGACACCGGCTACCGATTCTCAGCACACGGTTAGTGATGCATGTTTTGCAACAGATAATCTTGTTTATTTATTAACAGACTACAACGCAGATTTTACATACTTAGCATCGTATAATTTGGAAACGGATGAATTTACTAAAATTAAAGAGGTAGAGAATGAAGGCTTCACTACCCTGAAATATGACAAGCACAATCAACGCCTTTATATTGTTAGTGAAAAAGGTGTAGAAGATACAGTATATATGTATGATTTGTCATCGGATGAGTGGGAGAAAATACAAACGCCATGTAGTACGATTGATAAGCTGATTGTCACGAAAACAGGAAATTTATATTTGTTAGGCGGTACTGCTACTAAACCGGATAATATTTACCGATTTACAGAAAATGATTGGACTTCTCTTACGCAATATGCGGTTCCGGGTGTCGATCAAAGCGAATTAGTGGAGCCTGAAGTAATTACGTATACATCTTTTGATGGGCTGGCAATTGAATCACTATTCTTCAAGGCGAAAAAGGAAAATGATAACGGGGAAATCATCTTTTGGCCACATGGCGGTCCTCAAGCTGCAGAGCGAAAATTCTTCAGGGCATCGTTTCAATTCTTTTTAAATAATGGCTATAGTATATTTGCGCCAAATTTCCGTGGGTCTACAGGTTATGGATTAGCATTCACGAAAATGGTGGACGGAGATTGGGGATATGGTCCACGTCTTGATAATGTCGCAGGTCTCGATTGGCTTATTGATAACGGCTATGCAGAAAAAGGGAATATATTATTGATGGGCGGCAGCTATGGTGGCTATATGGCCTTATTACTTCACGGGCGACATGCAGAATATTTCAAAGCGGTAGTCGATATTTTTGGACCGTCGGATTTGTTTTCATTCGTCAATTCAGTTCCGGAAGACTGGAAACCGATGATGGATCAGTGGGTAGGAAATCCAGAACGAGACAAAGAAAAATTCATTGAATATTCTCCGATCACGTATTTAGAGACGATGACAAAACCAATGCTCGTTATTCAAGGAGCAAATGATCCGCGCGTTGTAAAAGAAGAGTCGGATCAAATTGTGCAGGCGTTGAAAGATAAAGGTCGTGAAGTTGAATATATGCTTCTTGAAGACGAAGGTCATGGATTCTCTAAAAAAGAAAATGAAATTGCTGTTTACCAAAAAATCCTTTCATTCTTTAGTCAATTTGCAACGTCTAAAGTGAAAGCCTAA
- a CDS encoding histone acetyltransferase, whose protein sequence is MKRWLWVTLIGVIFAGWFILDLWQEHSRYEVLKGIMSSETHIDTISVIDRKANEELLTFTKSDAAFTPMVEMYRYPYVQLERPDHKILKEEPIFDIEYKQESEVKYAVRVHQLDSMPTLERQLEDRYIYSPENNNKFYIFGVKENDQLLVVNEGFQSLLDMLISK, encoded by the coding sequence ATGAAAAGATGGCTTTGGGTAACATTAATTGGTGTCATTTTTGCTGGTTGGTTTATTTTAGACCTTTGGCAAGAGCATAGTAGATATGAAGTGTTAAAAGGGATTATGAGTAGTGAGACTCATATTGATACTATTTCAGTAATAGATCGCAAAGCAAATGAAGAATTGTTAACCTTTACGAAATCGGATGCAGCTTTTACTCCTATGGTAGAAATGTATAGGTACCCCTATGTACAGTTGGAGCGACCTGATCATAAAATTCTTAAAGAAGAGCCGATATTCGATATCGAATATAAACAGGAAAGTGAAGTTAAATATGCAGTAAGAGTTCATCAATTGGATAGTATGCCTACACTGGAAAGACAGTTAGAAGACCGCTATATTTATTCCCCGGAAAATAATAATAAATTTTATATTTTTGGAGTCAAAGAAAACGACCAGCTACTAGTCGTGAACGAAGGGTTTCAATCACTATTGGATATGCTTATTTCAAAGTAA
- a CDS encoding ABC-2 transporter permease, which translates to MFNLIRRDVILQKKQLLLFVPFVIFFIFMEANPAMIFLVASILIPFNTYAYDEKVETNILLNSLPYTRSEIIASRYIGAVIYMVLAIGVTSLTLFVFNKPFTLTHIAIGCSLFLVFASFTFPLFYLFKPGYIFPTVLISFLLLAAVGPSIVLFLAEQLTVIKDFIVNLSNPALYTGATIIVITIYVGSWLVTNSIYQRKAF; encoded by the coding sequence ATGTTTAATCTGATTAGGCGTGATGTAATATTACAGAAAAAACAGCTATTACTTTTTGTACCTTTTGTCATTTTCTTTATTTTCATGGAAGCAAATCCTGCTATGATTTTTCTCGTTGCCAGTATTCTGATTCCCTTTAACACATATGCTTACGATGAAAAAGTTGAAACGAACATCTTATTAAATTCCTTACCTTATACACGCTCGGAAATTATCGCATCCCGCTATATCGGTGCTGTGATCTATATGGTGTTAGCAATCGGTGTGACAAGTCTCACATTATTTGTTTTCAATAAACCTTTTACACTTACACATATTGCGATTGGTTGTAGTTTATTTTTAGTATTTGCTTCATTTACCTTCCCATTATTTTATTTATTTAAGCCAGGTTATATTTTTCCGACTGTATTGATTAGTTTTCTCCTTTTAGCAGCGGTCGGACCATCTATTGTGTTATTTTTAGCTGAACAATTGACTGTGATCAAGGATTTTATTGTTAATTTATCTAACCCTGCTTTATATACAGGCGCAACAATAATCGTCATCACAATCTATGTCGGTTCCTGGTTGGTAACAAACAGCATTTATCAGCGAAAGGCGTTTTAA
- a CDS encoding AAA family ATPase → MNKNILNKVYIISGPAGVGKSTTSKELAKKIKNSAYISGDDISHMHINGRKNPWERSEEVLIWDNILSLTKNFIKHGIDVIIDYVTFPKEADWVSKNLKSLNVEVIYIVLWTDKETLLTRDNMRMPGARMGERCVILVDEFIESGLNEQHILDTSNNSPDEISFLINETISNEKYKLES, encoded by the coding sequence ATGAATAAAAATATTTTAAATAAGGTCTACATTATTTCCGGCCCTGCAGGAGTAGGGAAATCCACTACTTCAAAAGAATTGGCCAAAAAAATTAAAAACAGTGCCTATATATCTGGCGATGATATTAGCCATATGCACATAAACGGGAGAAAAAATCCGTGGGAACGATCGGAAGAAGTATTGATTTGGGATAACATATTGAGTTTGACAAAGAACTTTATTAAGCACGGCATAGACGTCATCATTGACTATGTAACCTTTCCTAAAGAGGCAGACTGGGTTAGCAAAAATCTAAAAAGTTTAAATGTCGAGGTTATTTATATTGTTTTATGGACGGATAAGGAGACTTTATTGACCAGGGATAATATGAGGATGCCAGGCGCTAGAATGGGCGAACGATGTGTGATTTTAGTTGATGAGTTCATTGAATCAGGATTAAATGAACAACACATTTTGGATACAAGCAATAATTCCCCTGATGAAATTTCATTTTTGATTAATGAAACGATAAGTAATGAAAAATATAAATTAGAATCGTAA
- a CDS encoding DinB family protein has translation MLSLFKYNWQVREEWFKWCESLSEEEFYKERIGGYEKYS, from the coding sequence ATGTTATCTTTATTTAAATATAATTGGCAAGTACGGGAAGAATGGTTCAAATGGTGTGAATCTTTATCTGAAGAAGAATTTTATAAAGAGCGCATTGGGGGATATGAAAAGTATTCGTGA